Within Sphingobium sp. KCTC 72723, the genomic segment CGCAGGGATCGGGAGGCCAACTGTTATCGTGAAGGCCCCATCGAGGCGCCGCGGCAAGATCGATACCAGAACATTGTGTTCCGGTCGGTGGAAAGGCACCTTGCGGCATGACTTCAAACGACCCCCACCGTCATCATTATGTACCGCAATTCTATCTCAGCCAATTCGCGTGCCATGATGATGAGAACAAAGTTACCACGCTGGCTGCCTATAACGGCGGTGACATCGTCGCCGAACGGAAGTCAATTTCCCGGATCGGATATGAAGAGAAGTTGCACGATTATGAGTTCAAAGGGGAAAAGCGGTCGATCGAAGGAACGATCAACGATCAGATCGAAACCCCGTTCACGCAGGGAAGCACATGGCGCAAAGTCACGTCTGGCCGCACGGCGGAGCTAGACGAAACCGACATTGAGCCACTCTATGGGCTCATCCATCATCTTCAACGCCGCAATCTCGAGGCACTGCGTTTCATCGAGATGGAACAGGCGCGCATTCGACGCCACGGTTTCTCGGCTGACGACACTGAGGAAGAGCGAACGATGCACGCTGCACTTGCCGCGCATCCCGATGCCGTCCGTGCCTTCTTTCACGAAGGAATTTTGCAGGAAGCACCCTATCTGGATGACGCTGCCGAGCTTGGCATGCTGGTCTATCGGACCGGGCTGCGGCTTCGAACATCGACCAACCCCGTCATTGCCATTGGCTTGCCGGGCGAAGAAGCAGGACGCAAACGGGCTAATGGTGACGCTGCCCGAGCATGGTGGCTGCCGCTGACACCTCACTGCGGCGTGGTGATGACCCTTGGGGCGTCGTTCACGGGCCATTCGAACGCAGCGATCCCGGACGACAGCGCCCAGGGACTCAACCGCCACTATCTGGTGCAACTTCTCCAAGCCCTGTCGGTGCGCTACGTTCTCGCCGAAGATCAGCACATTGAGAGCGATCTCAAATGGGCGGGTTACCGCATCGAAGTGCGGACAAATCAGGGTTTCAGATACCGCAAGCCGCGCGACTAGAGCCCGATCGAATCCACCCGCCCGTTCTCGCTTACGAACAGAAGGACGACAGCCAGCTTTGCCAGTCCACCGCGGGTTTCCTCGAAGAGGCGTCGATATCGAGGAAAATCCGGGAGCGCTATTGCGATAACGGCGGCCGGATGAGCCGTTTGAAGCC encodes:
- a CDS encoding DUF4238 domain-containing protein — its product is MTSNDPHRHHYVPQFYLSQFACHDDENKVTTLAAYNGGDIVAERKSISRIGYEEKLHDYEFKGEKRSIEGTINDQIETPFTQGSTWRKVTSGRTAELDETDIEPLYGLIHHLQRRNLEALRFIEMEQARIRRHGFSADDTEEERTMHAALAAHPDAVRAFFHEGILQEAPYLDDAAELGMLVYRTGLRLRTSTNPVIAIGLPGEEAGRKRANGDAARAWWLPLTPHCGVVMTLGASFTGHSNAAIPDDSAQGLNRHYLVQLLQALSVRYVLAEDQHIESDLKWAGYRIEVRTNQGFRYRKPRD